From Brassica oleracea var. oleracea cultivar TO1000 chromosome C3, BOL, whole genome shotgun sequence, a single genomic window includes:
- the LOC106330623 gene encoding uncharacterized protein LOC106330623 yields the protein MQRERERERERERERESSPGVLAGATARQDVVKLVITINRSSRPSSCSSRQDEAVDTNRVTIGARTKPYAPPEVSPPRAREFHAPPPDHRPPPQRRRRTTVLRRSSAVAAGQLTDLESI from the exons ATGC AGAGAGAGAGAGAGAGAGAGAGAGAGAGAGAGAGAGAGAGAGAAAGCTCACCAGGAGTCCTCGCCGGAGCCACCGCACGCCAGGACGTCGTCAAGCTCGTCATCACCATCAACCGCAGCTCGAG GCCATCATCGTGTTCCTCTCGTCAAGACGAAGCCGTAGACACCAACCGCGTCACGATCGGAGCCCGGACGAAGCCGTACGCGCCTCCGGAAGTTTCACCTCCGCGCGCGCGTGAGTTCCACGCGCCGCCGCCGGACCACCGTCCTCCGCCGCAGCGCCGCCGCCGGACCACCGTTCTCCGCCGCAGCTCCGCCGTCGCCGCCGGCCAACTTACCG ATTTGGAGTCCATTTGA